A region of the Vanrija pseudolonga chromosome 2, complete sequence genome:
CAGGGTTCAGCTACAACATTGGCGCTGTGGCTGAGCGCCAGTCCGAGTTCACCGACACCTGGCGTGCGATGCTCGAGTCGTTTGGCACCGTCGAGAAGCGCGAGATTGCCCAGATCTTCGCTGGTGCGCCTCTGCTCGAGAAGATTGTAAGTGGAACACAACCCATGCCGGCCTCGTGCTCACACTGcagcccctcgacgcccaGGCCAAGATGACCAAGTACAACGCCGCCGTGGTCGATGTCGGAAGGGTAGGTGCTCTTTGACCCACTGTTCCAaaccacccactcacaccccccaGCGCCTCGTCAACGACAAGGTGTCGGCTCTCAACGCTGCCCTCCACACCGGTGTGGACCCCAAGACCGAGCTGGGGCGCGACGTGGTCTCcaacctcatcctcgccaacTCGGGTCCCAACGTTCCCGCCCACCTCAAGATGagcaccgacgacgtcgtcgaccagaTCCGCACGCTGCTgttcgccggcgccgagaccaCCTCCGTAACCATGTCGTACATCCTCTACCGACTTGCGCGGCATCCGGAGATGCAggcgcgcctgcgcgaggagatCATgtcgatcgacgacgaccagccTAGCCTTGAAACACTCAACAGCCTCACGTTCCTCGAGTACTTTGTGCGCGAGGTGCTCCGCCTCCACGCACCCGTGGGcatcgcgctgcgcgtcgccgcggagGACACGCACATCCCGCTCGGCAAGCCCATCCGCGGGCGTGACGGCCGCATGATGGACTCGATCATGGTGCCCAAGGGCCAGGCAATCTTCATCCCAATAGCCAACGTGAACGTCGACAAGACCATCTGGGGGCCCGACGCGTCCGAGTTCATCCCCGACCGCCATGTACAGGAGCCAAAGGTCAAGGTGCCAGGCGTGTACGGCAACCTCATGACgttcctcggcggcacgcgcaaCTGCATCGGATACCGCTTCAGCCTCGCCGAGACAAAGGTCGTCATCTTCACCCTCCTCCGCACGTTTGCGTTCGAGCCCCTCCCGTCCAACCCCCAGCAGCTGCGCATGTCGGGGCTCGACCTGCGGTCGTACTCTGTCGGACAGGGGCTCGAGACGGCACCCGAGGTGCCGCTGCTCATGCGCATGGTCGATGAGTAGGGCAAGGGTTGAGGTTTGTACAGTAGATAAATATACCGGGGACACTGTGTAGCCACCGGAtacagcagcaacagcgaTAGCGATAGGGACTTTACGATCATAATGACAGACATCTGATGCATTTCTCAgccacgacgaggtgccgGCGGCAAAGGAGGACAAAGGAGGCATGGCTGACATGAAGAGCAAGTGCCACAAGGAGAAACCATCCTCGTATCGGCTCCTCCGGCTCCTCCGGCCGGAATATCCGTCCCGATGCCGGGTAAGTGGCAGGCATACAGCCACTCACAAT
Encoded here:
- the CYP72A15 gene encoding Cytochrome P450 72A15, which encodes MTLPDLLILPANGSRSLPVWPLDASSSSWSWSLPNLLHPIAWLLSAPLYLSIPLGFALLLFAIYLYVFHYPTWSLSGDFGNLPGPDVPTSWWEGNWADFKNTPNEDGAGAALPIDWVEKWHTGRFHSHMGSHMFYTTDLTALNHVLNNSHLFPKPDRYFNLLGILVGRNGLAVLSGDAHRRCRKVMNPTFNAPAVRAMVPIFYDKAQELRDKFVSFFDPANDGLLTSRKAPDASERIPGTRKVDVQTYMGEVGLDCIGAAGFSYNIGAPLDAQAKMTKYNAAVVDVGRRLVNDKVSALNAALHTGVDPKTELGRDVVSNLILANSGPNVPAHLKMSTDDVVDQIRTLLFAGAETTSVTMSYILYRLARHPEMQARLREEIMSIDDDQPSLETLNSLTFLEYFVREVLRLHAPVGIALRVAAEDTHIPLGKPIRGRDGRMMDSIMVPKGQAIFIPIANVNVDKTIWGPDASEFIPDRHVQEPKVKVPGVYGNLMTFLGGTRNCIGYRFSLAETKVVIFTLLRTFAFEPLPSNPQQLRMSGLDLRSYSVGQGLETAPEVPLLMRMVDE